One genomic segment of Fundulus heteroclitus isolate FHET01 chromosome 10, MU-UCD_Fhet_4.1, whole genome shotgun sequence includes these proteins:
- the fbrs gene encoding autism susceptibility gene 2 protein homolog isoform X8, protein MEGPSRSAGMRKSRRSRSQRDRELRRRRRVNLAEERATSLSSGSDREGRGTNGVLGPNGVLRPASGRHRPPRRRKRESVSCEEEIIDGFAIASFISLEALEMDCSLKPSQRTDMLGRRNKGKRGPEENGDGLLSEPEEGVPHSYSSSYLKRRSKRRKIEGSLLETGYICDTESDTGDKASDNEMDPVFTVSTRKAVDPSPSTLGTSAKSCPPPPARCGGISRLMVTPRVSGLERSQEKSLEPHFPEPVSSSTSSGPVSCLSSRSSFTASVAVPRPSPVNGNGARHNGSPPLSKPSFVCLSPSMYNSSSAPVKLPSSASSVAASSPSMRPPTPSTSVSLPYSRGSGSSGPLRPPSRAGSGPLFTSAPGLPPPPPLLPPAHSAAAAEREGRRSVPGAENSSAAAAAGRNTPGGPSAANSTSSSSGRTSQNQTSVPPLAFQFHQHNHQHQHTHTHQHFPAPFLHPTATAQPLFEKFPGKMEGLYRHSFFPQYPPPSVSGIPPVIPPAGPFSSLQGAFQPKPLVPQGTAPDLTARLGVVPHHLQTKDHRADNFCKGIMLHRGAKLKKPGKWCAMHVHVAWMILSHQRRVKMMQADPHKLDFRSDPLSRYSGAVGLGGVLPPTHDLTRPPSLFPAAGAVNPSSAPFISPSASHSSFLPPGAHLDPYGRSPPFAPLGALGSGAFGGLGSPALAGSVFSPKDPPPGAVGGLPTSNHHDAWSRLHGGSSGFPGAPWIKAADKRDERDRGKDMERRDMPHIKDEKDRDSLVYGRQPVRMSPVGLPFKPRSSTPVSHINGHSSALGASGAAMEDLTRGLNRDRERDRDGDKRPLPSMSSRGPLVSSSLVADRDRPRSSSSSVLATPPPSHRSIPSPMDLYPRSQAQAAQNLHNDHSQRDGNLPASSAASSSVSSLSHGKKSDRTTTPVSKSALLLPPVKVKEERKEEPEHIPITLPPPAPSHTFDRPNSHPHHPSSGTPSSCSLSLTPTPGVPLPPHTPNPPPQLPMLDRSRAIEAILGSPAGMAGLMVGSAGERFSHGPPPGPSQGPHSFPWDPWMAHQQHQQHQQQQREAMALRSDPHLALRSDPHLMRLFQHQRHIMEAERAAAIAAAAVAGPQHPPTSTSAASSGVRPEFGHMSFHRGLLNEERRAQMLREMEGPPYFAMLPHNSHLLSPSHAAAAAAAAAHLDQLHPDLLSHSLPSGAGGPSQHHPNLYSRLGSINPHPMSNGILAKDLLGALPVGAPPPLIPSIASRSATPPRASRLGGPDY, encoded by the exons ATGGAGGGTCCGAGCCGAAGCGCCGGGATGAGAAAGAGCCGACGGTCCCGTTCGCAGCGCGACAGGGAGCTGAGGCGGCGGAGGAGGGTGAACCTGGCCGAGGAGCGGGCCACGTCCCTGTCCTCGGGCTCCGACCGAGAGGGCCGAGGGACGAACGGCGTCCTGGGTCCCAACGGCGTCCTGAGGCCCGCGTCCGGGAGACACAGGCCCCCGCGCCGGAGGAAGAGGGAGTCGGTGTCCTGCGAGGAGGAGATCATTGACGGCTTCGCCATCGCGAGCTTCATCAGCTTGGAGGCACTGGAG ATGGATTGCTCCCTGAAGCCCAGTCAGCGCACCGACATGCTGGGAAGGCGGAACAAGGGGAAGAGGGGCCCCGAGGAGAACGGCGACGGGCTGCTGTCGGAGCCCGAGGAAGGGGTCCCGCACAGCTACTCCAGCAGCTACTTGAAGAGGAGAAGCAAGAGAAGAAAGATAGAG ggttCTCTTTTGGAGACAGGCTACATT TGCGACACAGAGAGCGATACAGGAGATAAG GCCTCCGACAATGAAATGGATCCAGTGTTCACAGTCAGCACCAGAAAAG CTGTGGATCCATCCCCATCAACCCTGGGCACGTCCGCCAAAAGCTGCCCCCCGCCGCCGGCGCGCTGCGGCGGCATCTCGCGGCTAATGGTGACCCCGCGAGTGTCGGGCCTGGAGCGAAGTCAGGAGAAAAGCCTGGAGCCACACTTCCCGGAGCCCGTTTCCTCTTCTACCTCTTCTGGTCCCGTCTCCTGCTTGTCTTCCCGCTCCTCGTTCACGGCCTCCGTCGCCGTCCCCCGGCCCAGTCCGGTCAACGGGAACGGCGCTCGCCACAACGGCAGCCCCCCCCTCTCCAAGCCCTCGTTCGTGTGTCTGTCTCCGTCCATGTATAACAG CAGCAGCGCCCCAGTCAAGCTTCCATCGTCTGCTTCATCCGTGGCCGCCTCCTCGCCCTCCATGCGCCCTCCGACTCCTTCCACCAGTGTGTCTCTGCCCTACAGTCGGGGCTCGGGCTCCTCGGGGCCTCTCCGACCCCCGTCCCGAGCCGGCTCCGGGCCCCTGTTCACGTCCGCCCCTGGCCTGCCTCCACCGCCACCTCTGCTTCCTCCTGCCCactcagcagctgcag CAGAGCGCGAGGGCCGACGCAGCGTGCCGGGGGCTGAGAACAgctcggcggcggcggcggcgggccGCAACACTCCCGGCGGTCCGTCGGCGGCGAACTCGACGTCGAGCTCCTCCGGCAGGACGTCCCAGAACCAGACGAGCGTCCCGCCGTTGGCCTTCCAGTTCCACCAGCACAACCACCAGCACCAACACACGCACACTCACCAACACTTCCCGGCGCCCTTCCTGCACCCGACGGCCACGGCGCAGCCCCTG tTTGAGAAGTTTCCAGGCAAAATGGAGGGACTTTACCGGCACTCT TTCTTCCCACAATACCCTCCACCCTCAGTGTCAGGTATTCCGCCTGTTATTCCTCCTGCCGGGCCCTTCAGCTCTTTGCAAGGAGCATTTCAGCCAAAG CCTCTTGTCCCTCAGGGAACGGCGCCTGATCTAACAGCACGACTCGGGGTTGTGCCTCACCACCTGCAGACCAAAGACCACAGG gctGACAACTTTTGCAAAGGCATTATGCTCCACAGAGGAGCAAAGCTTAAA AAACCAGGAAAATGGTGCGCTATGCATGTTCACGTGGCCTGGATGATTTTAAGCCATCAGAGAAGAGTGAAG ATGATGCAGGCTGATCCTCACAAGCTGGACTTCCGGAGTGACCCGCTGTCCCGTTACTCTGGAGCTGTGGGCCTGGGAGGAGTCTTGCCCCCGACTCATGATTTGACTAGACCACCCAGTCTTTTCCCAGCTGCAG GTGCAGTCAATCCGTCTTCAGCACCTTTCATCTCCCCATCAGCGTCGCATTCCTCTTTCCTTCCACCGGGTGCACACTTAG ATCCTTATGGTCGATCCCCTCCGTTTGCTCCACTGGGAGCCCTCGGTTCTGGTGCCTTTGGAGGACTTGGCAGCCCAGCACTGG CTGGCTCTGTGTTTAGCCCTAAAGACCCTCCACCCGGCGCGGTTGGGGGCTTGCCCACCTCCAACCATCACGACGCGTGGAGCCGTCTGCACGGTGGTTCTTCGGGGTTCCCCGGGGCTCCCTGGATTAAAGCAGCGGACAAAAGGGACGAGAGGGACCGAGGGAAGGATATGGAGAGGAGAGACATGCCGCACATTAAGGACGAGAAGGACAG AGACAGTTTGGTGTACGGCCGGCAGCCTGTGAGAATGTCTCCGGTGGGTCTCCCCTTCAAGCCCCGCAGTAGCACCCCGGTCAGCCACATCAACGGCCACAGCAGCGCCCTGGGAGCGAGCGGCGCAGCCATGGAGGACCTGACCAGGGGCTTAAACAGAGACCGCGAGCGGGACAGAGATGGAGACAAGAGGCCGTTGCCCTCAATGTCCTCCAGGGGTCCTCTGGTGTCGTCGTCTTTAGTAGCAGACAGGGACAGGCCGCGGTCGTCTTCGTCCTCCGTGCTGGCGACTCCGCCTCCCTCGCACCGCTCCATACCGTCTCCCATGGACCTCTATCCCCGCTCCCAAGCCCAGGCGGCACAGAACCTCCACAACGATCATTCCCAAAGAGACGGTAACCTCCCCGCTTCCTCCGCAGCGTCCTCCTCCGTGTCTTCTTTGTCCCACGGCAAGAAGTCCGACCGCACCACGACGCCCGTGTCCAAATCCGCCCTGCTCCTGCCGCCGGTTAAAGTcaaggaggagaggaaagagGAGCCGGAGCACATCCCCATCACCCTGCCGCCTCCGGCGCCCAGCCACACCTTCGACCGCCCCAACAGCCATCCACACCACCCCAGTTCTGGCACCCCGTCATCTTGCTCCTTGTCCCTGACTCCGACTCCTGGCGTCCCCCTCCCACCGCATACACCCAACCCTCCTCCCCAGCTCCCGATGCTGGACCGCTCCAGGGCGATCGAAGCGATCCTGGGGAGCCCGGCGGGGATGGCGGGACTGATGGTGGGCTCGGCGGGAGAGCGGTTTTCACACGGACCTCCTCCGGGGCCGTCGCAGGGTCCGCACAGCTTCCCCTGGGACCCCTGGATGGCTcaccagcagcaccagcagcatcagcagcagcagagggaggCCATGGCACTTCGCTCGGATCCACACCTGGCCCTGAGATCCGATCCGCATCTAATGCGTCTTTTCCAACATCAGAGGCACATCATGGAAGCAGAGAGGGCGGCGGCCATCGCTGCGGCGGCCGTGGCCGGACCTCAGCACCCTCCCACGTCTACCTCCGCCGCCTCCTCCGGTGTCCGCCCGGAGTTCGGCCACATGTCCTTTCACCGCGGGCTGTTAAACGAGGAGCGGAGAGCCCAGATGCTAAGGGAAATGGAGGGCCCTCCCTACTTTGCCATGCTCCCTCACAATTCTCATCTGTTGAGCCCCTCCCacgccgcagccgccgccgcggccgccgctcACCTGGATCAGCTCCACCCCGACCTTCTCTCTCACTCGCTGCCGTCAGGAGCCGGGGGTCCCTCCCAGCACCACCCTAACCTCTACTCCCGTCTAGGTTCCATCAACCCACACCCCATGTCCAACGGCATCCTCGCAAAGGATCTGCTGGGGGCTCTGCCGGTGGGGGCGCCGCCGCCGCTCATCCCGTCCATCGCCAGCCGCTCGGCCACGCCGCCCCGCGCTTCCAGACTGGGAGGGCCAG aCTACTAA
- the fbrs gene encoding autism susceptibility gene 2 protein homolog isoform X3 encodes MEGPSRSAGMRKSRRSRSQRDRELRRRRRVNLAEERATSLSSGSDREGRGTNGVLGPNGVLRPASGRHRPPRRRKRESVSCEEEIIDGFAIASFISLEALEMDCSLKPSQRTDMLGRRNKGKRGPEENGDGLLSEPEEGVPHSYSSSYLKRRSKRRKIEGSLLETGYICDTESDTGDKASDNEMDPVFTVSTRKAVDPSPSTLGTSAKSCPPPPARCGGISRLMVTPRVSGLERSQEKSLEPHFPEPVSSSTSSGPVSCLSSRSSFTASVAVPRPSPVNGNGARHNGSPPLSKPSFVCLSPSMYNSSSAPVKLPSSASSVAASSPSMRPPTPSTSVSLPYSRGSGSSGPLRPPSRAGSGPLFTSAPGLPPPPPLLPPAHSAAAEREGRRSVPGAENSSAAAAAGRNTPGGPSAANSTSSSSGRTSQNQTSVPPLAFQFHQHNHQHQHTHTHQHFPAPFLHPTATAQPLFEKFPGKMEGLYRHSFFPQYPPPSVSGIPPVIPPAGPFSSLQGAFQPKPLVPQGTAPDLTARLGVVPHHLQTKDHRADNFCKGIMLHRGAKLKKPGKWCAMHVHVAWMILSHQRRVKMMQADPHKLDFRSDPLSRYSGAVGLGGVLPPTHDLTRPPSLFPAAGAVNPSSAPFISPSASHSSFLPPGAHLDPYGRSPPFAPLGALGSGAFGGLGSPALAGSVFSPKDPPPGAVGGLPTSNHHDAWSRLHGGSSGFPGAPWIKAADKRDERDRGKDMERRDMPHIKDEKDRDSLVYGRQPVRMSPVGLPFKPRSSTPVSHINGHSSALGASGAAMEDLTRGLNRDRERDRDGDKRPLPSMSSRGPLVSSSLVADRDRPRSSSSSVLATPPPSHRSIPSPMDLYPRSQAQAAQNLHNDHSQRDGNLPASSAASSSVSSLSHGKKSDRTTTPVSKSALLLPPVKVKEERKEEPEHIPITLPPPAPSHTFDRPNSHPHHPSSGTPSSCSLSLTPTPGVPLPPHTPNPPPQLPMLDRSRAIEAILGSPAGMAGLMVGSAGERFSHGPPPGPSQGPHSFPWDPWMAHQQHQQHQQQQREAMALRSDPHLALRSDPHLMRLFQHQRHIMEAERAAAIAAAAVAGPQHPPTSTSAASSGVRPEFGHMSFHRGLLNEERRAQMLREMEGPPYFAMLPHNSHLLSPSHAAAAAAAAAHLDQLHPDLLSHSLPSGAGGPSQHHPNLYSRLGSINPHPMSNGILAKDLLGALPVGAPPPLIPSIASRSATPPRASRLGGPGELALYSTHKDGESR; translated from the exons ATGGAGGGTCCGAGCCGAAGCGCCGGGATGAGAAAGAGCCGACGGTCCCGTTCGCAGCGCGACAGGGAGCTGAGGCGGCGGAGGAGGGTGAACCTGGCCGAGGAGCGGGCCACGTCCCTGTCCTCGGGCTCCGACCGAGAGGGCCGAGGGACGAACGGCGTCCTGGGTCCCAACGGCGTCCTGAGGCCCGCGTCCGGGAGACACAGGCCCCCGCGCCGGAGGAAGAGGGAGTCGGTGTCCTGCGAGGAGGAGATCATTGACGGCTTCGCCATCGCGAGCTTCATCAGCTTGGAGGCACTGGAG ATGGATTGCTCCCTGAAGCCCAGTCAGCGCACCGACATGCTGGGAAGGCGGAACAAGGGGAAGAGGGGCCCCGAGGAGAACGGCGACGGGCTGCTGTCGGAGCCCGAGGAAGGGGTCCCGCACAGCTACTCCAGCAGCTACTTGAAGAGGAGAAGCAAGAGAAGAAAGATAGAG ggttCTCTTTTGGAGACAGGCTACATT TGCGACACAGAGAGCGATACAGGAGATAAG GCCTCCGACAATGAAATGGATCCAGTGTTCACAGTCAGCACCAGAAAAG CTGTGGATCCATCCCCATCAACCCTGGGCACGTCCGCCAAAAGCTGCCCCCCGCCGCCGGCGCGCTGCGGCGGCATCTCGCGGCTAATGGTGACCCCGCGAGTGTCGGGCCTGGAGCGAAGTCAGGAGAAAAGCCTGGAGCCACACTTCCCGGAGCCCGTTTCCTCTTCTACCTCTTCTGGTCCCGTCTCCTGCTTGTCTTCCCGCTCCTCGTTCACGGCCTCCGTCGCCGTCCCCCGGCCCAGTCCGGTCAACGGGAACGGCGCTCGCCACAACGGCAGCCCCCCCCTCTCCAAGCCCTCGTTCGTGTGTCTGTCTCCGTCCATGTATAACAG CAGCAGCGCCCCAGTCAAGCTTCCATCGTCTGCTTCATCCGTGGCCGCCTCCTCGCCCTCCATGCGCCCTCCGACTCCTTCCACCAGTGTGTCTCTGCCCTACAGTCGGGGCTCGGGCTCCTCGGGGCCTCTCCGACCCCCGTCCCGAGCCGGCTCCGGGCCCCTGTTCACGTCCGCCCCTGGCCTGCCTCCACCGCCACCTCTGCTTCCTCCTGCCCactcagcagctgcag AGCGCGAGGGCCGACGCAGCGTGCCGGGGGCTGAGAACAgctcggcggcggcggcggcgggccGCAACACTCCCGGCGGTCCGTCGGCGGCGAACTCGACGTCGAGCTCCTCCGGCAGGACGTCCCAGAACCAGACGAGCGTCCCGCCGTTGGCCTTCCAGTTCCACCAGCACAACCACCAGCACCAACACACGCACACTCACCAACACTTCCCGGCGCCCTTCCTGCACCCGACGGCCACGGCGCAGCCCCTG tTTGAGAAGTTTCCAGGCAAAATGGAGGGACTTTACCGGCACTCT TTCTTCCCACAATACCCTCCACCCTCAGTGTCAGGTATTCCGCCTGTTATTCCTCCTGCCGGGCCCTTCAGCTCTTTGCAAGGAGCATTTCAGCCAAAG CCTCTTGTCCCTCAGGGAACGGCGCCTGATCTAACAGCACGACTCGGGGTTGTGCCTCACCACCTGCAGACCAAAGACCACAGG gctGACAACTTTTGCAAAGGCATTATGCTCCACAGAGGAGCAAAGCTTAAA AAACCAGGAAAATGGTGCGCTATGCATGTTCACGTGGCCTGGATGATTTTAAGCCATCAGAGAAGAGTGAAG ATGATGCAGGCTGATCCTCACAAGCTGGACTTCCGGAGTGACCCGCTGTCCCGTTACTCTGGAGCTGTGGGCCTGGGAGGAGTCTTGCCCCCGACTCATGATTTGACTAGACCACCCAGTCTTTTCCCAGCTGCAG GTGCAGTCAATCCGTCTTCAGCACCTTTCATCTCCCCATCAGCGTCGCATTCCTCTTTCCTTCCACCGGGTGCACACTTAG ATCCTTATGGTCGATCCCCTCCGTTTGCTCCACTGGGAGCCCTCGGTTCTGGTGCCTTTGGAGGACTTGGCAGCCCAGCACTGG CTGGCTCTGTGTTTAGCCCTAAAGACCCTCCACCCGGCGCGGTTGGGGGCTTGCCCACCTCCAACCATCACGACGCGTGGAGCCGTCTGCACGGTGGTTCTTCGGGGTTCCCCGGGGCTCCCTGGATTAAAGCAGCGGACAAAAGGGACGAGAGGGACCGAGGGAAGGATATGGAGAGGAGAGACATGCCGCACATTAAGGACGAGAAGGACAG AGACAGTTTGGTGTACGGCCGGCAGCCTGTGAGAATGTCTCCGGTGGGTCTCCCCTTCAAGCCCCGCAGTAGCACCCCGGTCAGCCACATCAACGGCCACAGCAGCGCCCTGGGAGCGAGCGGCGCAGCCATGGAGGACCTGACCAGGGGCTTAAACAGAGACCGCGAGCGGGACAGAGATGGAGACAAGAGGCCGTTGCCCTCAATGTCCTCCAGGGGTCCTCTGGTGTCGTCGTCTTTAGTAGCAGACAGGGACAGGCCGCGGTCGTCTTCGTCCTCCGTGCTGGCGACTCCGCCTCCCTCGCACCGCTCCATACCGTCTCCCATGGACCTCTATCCCCGCTCCCAAGCCCAGGCGGCACAGAACCTCCACAACGATCATTCCCAAAGAGACGGTAACCTCCCCGCTTCCTCCGCAGCGTCCTCCTCCGTGTCTTCTTTGTCCCACGGCAAGAAGTCCGACCGCACCACGACGCCCGTGTCCAAATCCGCCCTGCTCCTGCCGCCGGTTAAAGTcaaggaggagaggaaagagGAGCCGGAGCACATCCCCATCACCCTGCCGCCTCCGGCGCCCAGCCACACCTTCGACCGCCCCAACAGCCATCCACACCACCCCAGTTCTGGCACCCCGTCATCTTGCTCCTTGTCCCTGACTCCGACTCCTGGCGTCCCCCTCCCACCGCATACACCCAACCCTCCTCCCCAGCTCCCGATGCTGGACCGCTCCAGGGCGATCGAAGCGATCCTGGGGAGCCCGGCGGGGATGGCGGGACTGATGGTGGGCTCGGCGGGAGAGCGGTTTTCACACGGACCTCCTCCGGGGCCGTCGCAGGGTCCGCACAGCTTCCCCTGGGACCCCTGGATGGCTcaccagcagcaccagcagcatcagcagcagcagagggaggCCATGGCACTTCGCTCGGATCCACACCTGGCCCTGAGATCCGATCCGCATCTAATGCGTCTTTTCCAACATCAGAGGCACATCATGGAAGCAGAGAGGGCGGCGGCCATCGCTGCGGCGGCCGTGGCCGGACCTCAGCACCCTCCCACGTCTACCTCCGCCGCCTCCTCCGGTGTCCGCCCGGAGTTCGGCCACATGTCCTTTCACCGCGGGCTGTTAAACGAGGAGCGGAGAGCCCAGATGCTAAGGGAAATGGAGGGCCCTCCCTACTTTGCCATGCTCCCTCACAATTCTCATCTGTTGAGCCCCTCCCacgccgcagccgccgccgcggccgccgctcACCTGGATCAGCTCCACCCCGACCTTCTCTCTCACTCGCTGCCGTCAGGAGCCGGGGGTCCCTCCCAGCACCACCCTAACCTCTACTCCCGTCTAGGTTCCATCAACCCACACCCCATGTCCAACGGCATCCTCGCAAAGGATCTGCTGGGGGCTCTGCCGGTGGGGGCGCCGCCGCCGCTCATCCCGTCCATCGCCAGCCGCTCGGCCACGCCGCCCCGCGCTTCCAGACTGGGAGGGCCAGGTGAGCTGGCGCTGTACAGCACCCACAAAGACGGGGAGTCCAGATAG